A single genomic interval of Bacillus smithii harbors:
- the trpE gene encoding anthranilate synthase component I, giving the protein MSVVREKNFVVKEIEGDLLTPVAVFKKLDGQKKFLLESSFKHEERGRYSFLGMNPYMEFIAENGKITVRDLIAKKTEQSEGDPFKKLESYFPKQDDENLPFPFIGGAIGYIGYDSIRYVENIGNVPRDTIQMPDMHLMFYENVVVFDHLLQKVYILAMSLSRKKKPEELEKEVHQLEKMLDRPVSEDSIESNVKVSFTSNVSKSEYCRMVERGKDFIRKGDIFQVVLSQRLEAPYKGNPFDLYRKLRKTNPSPYMYYLDFSDYIVMGISPESLIKVSGRKLMTNPIAGTRPRGATDEEDRRLEKELLSDEKELAEHRMLVDLGRNDIGKVAEIGSVRVTKDQVVERYKHVMHIVSEVTGTLKNEVHSLEALKACLPAGTVSGAPKIRAMQIINDLEPEKRGLYSGAIGYLSASGDLDFAIAIRTMIVKDEKAYVQAGAGIVYDSVPEKEYEETLNKAKALLEVE; this is encoded by the coding sequence TTGAGTGTAGTGCGAGAAAAGAATTTTGTTGTGAAAGAAATTGAGGGGGATCTGCTGACCCCAGTGGCCGTGTTTAAAAAGTTAGATGGACAGAAAAAGTTTTTATTGGAAAGTTCTTTTAAACATGAAGAGAGAGGCCGTTATTCTTTTTTAGGCATGAATCCTTATATGGAATTCATTGCGGAAAATGGAAAAATAACGGTTCGTGATCTGATTGCCAAAAAAACGGAACAATCAGAAGGAGATCCTTTTAAAAAGCTGGAAAGCTATTTTCCAAAACAAGATGACGAGAACCTGCCTTTTCCTTTTATTGGAGGAGCTATCGGATACATTGGCTACGATTCCATCCGTTATGTTGAGAACATTGGAAACGTACCTCGAGATACAATTCAAATGCCGGATATGCATTTAATGTTTTATGAAAACGTCGTTGTATTCGATCATCTTCTCCAAAAAGTGTATATTTTGGCAATGAGTTTAAGCCGTAAAAAGAAACCCGAAGAATTGGAGAAAGAAGTCCATCAATTAGAAAAGATGTTGGATCGTCCTGTTTCAGAAGATTCCATTGAAAGCAATGTGAAAGTTTCCTTTACCTCTAATGTGTCCAAAAGTGAATATTGCCGTATGGTGGAACGGGGGAAAGACTTCATTCGAAAAGGAGATATTTTTCAAGTGGTGCTATCCCAGCGCCTAGAGGCTCCATATAAGGGGAATCCTTTCGATTTATACAGAAAGCTTCGAAAGACGAACCCGTCTCCCTATATGTATTATTTGGACTTTTCGGACTATATTGTCATGGGCATCTCTCCGGAAAGCTTAATCAAAGTGTCCGGACGCAAATTGATGACGAATCCGATCGCAGGAACCCGTCCGCGCGGCGCAACGGATGAGGAAGATAGAAGATTGGAAAAAGAGCTGCTTTCGGATGAAAAAGAATTGGCTGAACACCGTATGCTGGTGGATCTCGGTCGAAACGATATTGGAAAAGTAGCGGAAATTGGTTCGGTACGCGTGACGAAGGATCAAGTGGTCGAACGATACAAACATGTGATGCACATTGTTTCAGAAGTGACCGGTACGTTGAAGAATGAGGTTCATAGTTTAGAAGCATTGAAAGCGTGTTTGCCGGCCGGAACCGTTTCCGGAGCTCCCAAGATTCGAGCGATGCAAATCATCAATGATTTAGAGCCGGAAAAACGTGGATTATATTCGGGAGCGATCGGATATTTGTCCGCAAGCGGAGACTTGGATTTTGCCATTGCCATCCGCACGATGATTGTGAAAGACGAAAAAGCTTATGTTCAAGCCGGTGCAGGCATCGTCTATGATTCGGTTCCTGAGAAAGAGTA
- a CDS encoding Nramp family divalent metal transporter, translated as MGNEAKKLSLAVDEGWRKKRTQPTLPEVYRSLRIPKTGSWIKKFLAFAGPGYLVAVGYMDPGNWATDIAGGSQFGYTLLSVILLSNLMAILLQTLAGKLGIVTGRDLAQACRDHYSKPVAMILWILCELAIAACDLAEVIGSAIALNLLFGIPLLYGVMITALDVLVVLLLQNKGFRYIETLVIILILTIGACFATEFFLSKPDVGGVLKGFVPSKEIISNPSMLYIAIGILGATVMPHNLYLHSSIVQTRQYEQTKSGKRQAIKYATWDSTIALFFALFINASILIVSAATFHKAGMTNVAEIGDAYHLLSPLLGTTLGSILFGVALLASGQNSTLTGTLAGQIVMEGFLNIRLPGWLRRLITRLIAIIPAVIVTAIYGESGTAQLLILSQVILSLQLSFAVVPLVQFTSDKKKMGEFANPLWLKVLAWIVAIVIISLNAYLLFQTFFH; from the coding sequence ATGGGTAATGAAGCGAAAAAACTGTCGCTGGCAGTGGATGAAGGCTGGAGAAAGAAAAGGACACAACCGACGTTGCCTGAAGTCTATCGAAGTTTGCGTATTCCAAAAACCGGTTCTTGGATAAAAAAGTTTCTTGCGTTTGCCGGACCAGGATACTTAGTAGCGGTGGGTTATATGGACCCAGGTAACTGGGCGACTGATATTGCGGGTGGTTCCCAGTTTGGATACACGTTGCTTTCTGTGATTTTGCTTTCCAATTTAATGGCTATATTGCTTCAAACATTAGCTGGAAAACTGGGGATTGTAACGGGTAGGGATTTGGCACAAGCGTGTCGAGATCATTATAGTAAGCCTGTGGCCATGATCTTGTGGATTTTATGCGAGTTGGCGATCGCGGCTTGTGATTTAGCGGAAGTGATCGGTTCAGCCATCGCTTTGAATTTATTGTTTGGAATTCCGTTGCTGTATGGTGTCATGATTACGGCCTTGGACGTACTCGTCGTATTGTTATTGCAGAATAAAGGTTTTCGTTATATTGAAACATTGGTGATTATTCTCATTCTAACCATTGGTGCTTGCTTTGCGACTGAATTTTTTCTTTCAAAACCAGATGTGGGGGGCGTATTAAAGGGGTTTGTTCCAAGCAAAGAGATCATAAGCAATCCATCCATGCTCTATATCGCAATCGGTATTTTAGGCGCAACCGTCATGCCTCATAATCTTTATTTGCATTCTTCTATTGTGCAAACAAGACAATACGAACAAACCAAATCGGGGAAACGGCAAGCAATTAAATATGCTACTTGGGATTCAACCATTGCTCTTTTCTTCGCTTTATTTATCAATGCTTCTATCCTGATTGTTTCGGCTGCTACATTTCATAAAGCAGGGATGACGAACGTGGCGGAGATTGGAGATGCTTACCACTTGCTTTCTCCACTGCTTGGAACAACGCTTGGAAGCATTCTGTTTGGGGTTGCCTTATTGGCTTCCGGCCAGAACTCGACGTTGACAGGTACTTTAGCTGGTCAGATTGTAATGGAAGGTTTTCTTAATATCCGACTTCCCGGCTGGTTAAGAAGGCTGATCACTCGATTGATTGCCATTATTCCGGCGGTCATTGTAACGGCCATTTACGGTGAAAGCGGTACGGCTCAATTGCTTATTCTAAGCCAGGTGATTCTTTCTTTGCAGCTCTCTTTTGCAGTCGTTCCTCTTGTTCAATTCACGAGCGACAAAAAGAAAATGGGGGAATTTGCTAACCCATTATGGTTAAAAGTTCTCGCCTGGATCGTTGCGATTGTGATTATCAGCTTAAACGCCTATTTATTGTTTCAAACATTCTTTCATTAA
- a CDS encoding MFS transporter, translated as MNQNQSFRLLWISQSIANLGDSFYILAIVTFIYNRTGSAAFAGLFPILRVCAQAISGLAAPLLMDRLRLGTLLWMAEMGQTICFGSMCILYFFLPSQWLIPAVLFLVFAISMLHGWAIPVRNALVPRLVPSHLLVKANSLLATSDQIVLLVGWSLSGILVAEWGVIRVLEITAIMMFFSTLALLFVKDPSANVSAQPESQKRWDRMKEGWITIWGNPILRTLSYMEIISGLGESIWAGSIILVFVKEVLHKGEDWWGFINASNFAGTILGGLLIWKLSKKIENRMLFTMLISSFSIGVLTIAFTYSSNPWFALGVALIMGPPYQARSIAQRTLLQFHTPEVLLPKVFAAFGTILFVTFGFSVLLMGWMADQWGIRFVYMSTAGLYVLSAFLTLMMMKKASRSIQTQKEERYMNKIE; from the coding sequence GTGAATCAAAATCAATCGTTTCGACTGCTTTGGATTAGCCAATCTATCGCTAACTTAGGGGATTCATTCTATATATTAGCTATTGTGACTTTCATTTATAATCGAACAGGTTCAGCTGCTTTCGCAGGGCTTTTTCCCATATTGCGGGTATGTGCGCAGGCGATAAGCGGCCTGGCAGCACCTTTGCTTATGGATCGCTTGCGGCTTGGCACTCTTTTATGGATGGCTGAAATGGGTCAAACCATTTGTTTCGGATCGATGTGTATTCTCTATTTTTTCTTGCCTTCCCAATGGTTGATTCCAGCGGTTCTGTTTTTAGTATTTGCCATTTCGATGCTGCATGGCTGGGCCATTCCGGTTAGAAATGCACTTGTCCCTCGCCTGGTTCCTTCTCATTTATTAGTGAAGGCCAACAGTTTACTGGCTACCTCGGATCAAATTGTATTGCTGGTTGGCTGGTCATTAAGCGGGATTTTGGTTGCCGAATGGGGAGTCATACGAGTGTTGGAAATAACTGCCATCATGATGTTTTTCTCTACTTTGGCTCTCCTTTTTGTGAAAGATCCTTCCGCGAACGTTTCTGCCCAGCCAGAAAGTCAAAAACGATGGGATCGTATGAAAGAAGGATGGATCACGATCTGGGGGAATCCAATCCTCCGTACTTTATCTTATATGGAAATCATCAGTGGACTTGGAGAAAGTATATGGGCCGGATCCATTATTTTAGTGTTTGTGAAAGAAGTATTACACAAAGGAGAGGATTGGTGGGGTTTTATCAATGCCAGTAATTTTGCCGGAACCATCCTAGGAGGACTGCTCATTTGGAAACTGTCCAAAAAGATTGAAAATCGAATGTTGTTCACTATGTTGATCAGCTCTTTCAGTATCGGCGTTTTGACAATAGCCTTTACCTACTCATCCAATCCATGGTTTGCCTTAGGAGTAGCTTTGATTATGGGGCCGCCCTATCAGGCGCGAAGCATTGCACAAAGAACTCTTTTGCAATTTCATACACCTGAAGTATTATTACCGAAAGTGTTCGCTGCATTTGGAACCATCCTCTTTGTCACATTTGGATTTTCGGTTCTGTTAATGGGCTGGATGGCAGACCAATGGGGGATTCGTTTTGTTTACATGTCGACAGCCGGATTATATGTTTTATCAGCTTTTTTGACTCTGATGATGATGAAAAAAGCATCCAGGTCGATTCAAACGCAGAAAGAAGAAAGATATATGAATAAGATTGAATGA
- the thrB gene encoding homoserine kinase — protein MSSSLTITVPASTANLGPGFDSIGLALSKYLKIQASRGDHWHFEHLSPELKELPNDESHFVCQMAQKTAAIFKAPLPPLTIKMQSDIPLARGLGSSAAAVAAGIELANQFCGLSLSTEEKMQIGTRIEGHPDNIGASIYGGLVIGVYDGEKTKSVHISSLDVDIVALIPSYELKTEEARKVLPNVLERKKAVQASALSNVFLAALLTGDYELAGNVMEKDLFHEPYRIHLIDCFEEMRKCARNNGAFGTVISGAGPAVLSFAEKGKGEKLAQSLQARFWDCEIELLSVDQNGIQVSESSFHSDRLSS, from the coding sequence ATGAGTTCTTCGCTGACGATCACTGTGCCTGCCAGCACGGCGAACTTGGGGCCGGGGTTCGATTCTATCGGCCTCGCTCTTTCTAAATATTTGAAAATTCAAGCGAGTAGAGGAGATCATTGGCATTTTGAGCATTTAAGCCCGGAGTTGAAAGAGCTGCCGAATGATGAATCTCATTTCGTTTGCCAAATGGCTCAAAAAACCGCAGCTATATTTAAAGCTCCTCTTCCCCCTTTAACGATCAAAATGCAAAGTGATATTCCGTTAGCAAGGGGATTAGGCAGCAGTGCGGCGGCGGTTGCAGCCGGCATTGAACTGGCCAATCAATTTTGCGGCTTATCTCTCTCAACCGAAGAAAAAATGCAAATCGGTACTCGAATAGAAGGGCATCCGGATAATATCGGCGCCTCGATTTACGGTGGCCTAGTCATCGGCGTCTATGATGGCGAGAAAACAAAATCGGTTCATATCTCCTCATTAGACGTGGATATTGTCGCTTTGATCCCTTCCTATGAATTGAAGACAGAAGAAGCTAGAAAGGTCTTGCCGAATGTATTGGAAAGAAAAAAAGCGGTTCAAGCGAGCGCGCTTTCCAATGTTTTTTTAGCGGCGTTGTTAACCGGGGATTACGAGTTGGCTGGAAATGTGATGGAAAAAGATCTCTTTCATGAACCATACCGAATCCATTTGATTGACTGCTTTGAAGAAATGAGGAAATGCGCCCGCAATAACGGGGCTTTTGGAACGGTCATAAGCGGGGCGGGGCCGGCGGTTCTTTCTTTTGCGGAAAAAGGAAAAGGCGAGAAATTGGCGCAGTCTCTTCAAGCCCGATTTTGGGACTGTGAAATCGAACTGTTATCCGTTGATCAAAACGGAATTCAAGTATCAGAATCAAGCTTTCATTCTGATCGTTTAAGTTCGTAA
- the thrC gene encoding threonine synthase yields the protein MKWEGLLKKYKEFLPVTDQTPELTLMEGNTPLIPLKRLSHQLDCQLFVKVEGANPTGSFKDRGMVVAVAKAKEEGSQTIICASTGNTSASAAAYAARAGLKAVIVIPNGKIALGKLAQAMMYGAEIVAIEGNFDEALKMVRSMSENSPITLVNSVNPYRIEGQKTAAFEICEQLGKAPDILAIPVGNAGNISAYWKGFKEFHEKRKTGLPKMHGFEAEGAAAIVQNRVIEHPETVATAIRIGNPASWEKAVRARDESNGKIDFVTDQEILEAFQLLAKEEGLFAEPASAASIAGIIKQRKTGEIPAGSTIVAVLTGNGLKDPETAIQRIQKKPVVLPNEEKAVFEYIEGVVHA from the coding sequence ATGAAATGGGAAGGATTGTTAAAAAAGTATAAAGAATTTTTGCCGGTTACAGATCAAACCCCTGAATTAACCTTAATGGAAGGCAATACACCGCTTATTCCTTTAAAACGTTTGTCCCACCAATTAGATTGCCAGCTCTTTGTGAAAGTGGAAGGGGCGAATCCAACGGGATCTTTTAAAGATCGGGGAATGGTGGTGGCGGTAGCCAAAGCGAAAGAAGAGGGGAGCCAAACGATTATTTGCGCTTCGACCGGAAATACTTCCGCTTCGGCTGCGGCTTATGCGGCAAGGGCGGGATTAAAAGCGGTGATTGTGATCCCAAATGGAAAAATCGCTCTAGGAAAACTAGCTCAAGCGATGATGTACGGAGCCGAGATTGTGGCCATCGAAGGAAACTTTGATGAAGCGTTGAAAATGGTGCGTTCTATGAGTGAAAACTCTCCTATTACCTTAGTGAATTCGGTGAATCCATACCGGATTGAAGGACAAAAAACCGCAGCGTTTGAAATATGTGAACAATTAGGCAAGGCTCCGGATATATTGGCGATTCCGGTCGGTAATGCCGGAAACATTTCGGCCTATTGGAAAGGCTTTAAAGAATTTCATGAGAAACGGAAAACGGGATTGCCGAAAATGCATGGATTTGAAGCGGAAGGAGCAGCAGCGATTGTGCAAAATAGAGTGATTGAACATCCGGAGACAGTCGCGACCGCTATCCGAATCGGGAATCCTGCGAGCTGGGAAAAAGCAGTGAGGGCTCGCGATGAATCCAACGGGAAAATCGATTTTGTAACGGATCAAGAAATTTTAGAAGCATTTCAACTGTTGGCGAAAGAGGAAGGCCTTTTTGCCGAACCAGCTTCAGCAGCATCGATTGCCGGCATCATAAAACAGCGAAAAACGGGTGAAATTCCGGCCGGAAGCACTATCGTTGCCGTTTTGACAGGCAATGGACTGAAAGATCCTGAAACCGCTATTCAACGCATTCAAAAGAAACCGGTCGTCCTGCCGAATGAGGAAAAGGCCGTATTTGAATACATTGAAGGGGTTGTACATGCATGA
- a CDS encoding homoserine dehydrogenase gives MKESISIGLLGLGTVGSGVVKLVQNHQEQLVHQLGCSLTIHKVLVRDIEKEREVDIRREILTTDYKEVVLNPEIDIIVEVMGGIEDTKKYILEAFQAKKHVVTANKDLIALYGSELQDAATANGCDLYYEASVAGGIPIIRGLADGLASDKIEKLMGIVNGTTNYILTKMDKEGLSYETALQNAQKLGYAEADPTADVEGLDAARKMAILSRLAFSMNIDLEDVEVTGISKVTKEDLKYGDMLGYTMKLIGYAHQVDGKAEVSVQPTFLSKNHPLSSVNDEYNAVYVYGEAVGETMFYGPGAGSLPTATSVVSDIVAVVKNMRLGVNGKNTLLPQYEKNLKKADERLAKYFIRLHVRDEVGAFSELTKLFSAYSISFEKILQLPLEEKGLAEIVIVTHKATMENYQSVLQHIRDLSVVKGIQSFYRVEGDGLK, from the coding sequence ATGAAAGAGAGTATCTCAATCGGTCTCCTAGGTCTGGGAACAGTTGGATCGGGTGTAGTGAAACTCGTTCAAAACCATCAAGAACAGCTCGTTCATCAACTTGGTTGTTCCTTGACCATCCATAAAGTGCTTGTGCGGGATATAGAAAAAGAAAGAGAAGTTGACATTCGTAGAGAAATTCTGACCACCGATTATAAAGAAGTCGTGCTCAATCCTGAGATTGACATCATTGTAGAAGTGATGGGCGGGATTGAAGACACGAAGAAATATATTTTAGAAGCTTTTCAAGCGAAAAAACATGTAGTAACCGCCAATAAAGACTTAATCGCCCTTTATGGTTCCGAATTGCAAGATGCCGCGACGGCAAATGGTTGTGACTTATATTATGAGGCGAGTGTCGCCGGAGGGATTCCCATTATCCGCGGTTTGGCAGACGGTTTAGCTTCTGACAAAATCGAAAAATTGATGGGGATTGTGAATGGAACGACCAATTATATTTTGACCAAAATGGATAAAGAAGGTCTATCTTATGAAACGGCTTTGCAAAATGCACAGAAACTTGGATATGCCGAAGCAGATCCGACCGCTGACGTAGAAGGACTTGATGCGGCCAGAAAAATGGCCATTTTATCGAGATTGGCGTTTTCCATGAATATCGACCTTGAAGACGTAGAAGTGACCGGCATTTCGAAGGTGACAAAAGAAGACTTAAAATATGGCGATATGCTCGGCTATACGATGAAATTAATCGGATATGCCCATCAAGTAGACGGAAAAGCGGAAGTCAGTGTCCAGCCGACGTTCTTGTCCAAAAACCATCCGCTTTCCTCCGTGAACGATGAATACAATGCGGTTTATGTTTATGGGGAGGCGGTGGGAGAAACGATGTTTTACGGACCGGGTGCCGGAAGTTTGCCAACCGCAACATCGGTCGTCAGCGATATCGTGGCAGTTGTGAAAAATATGCGCCTGGGAGTAAACGGGAAAAACACGTTGTTGCCGCAGTATGAAAAAAACTTAAAGAAAGCGGATGAACGTCTTGCCAAGTATTTTATCCGCCTTCATGTCCGTGATGAAGTGGGAGCTTTTTCTGAACTGACAAAATTATTTTCTGCTTATTCGATCAGTTTTGAAAAAATTCTCCAACTCCCGCTGGAGGAAAAAGGGCTGGCGGAAATTGTGATCGTCACGCATAAAGCAACGATGGAAAATTACCAAAGTGTATTGCAGCATATTCGAGATTTATCGGTCGTGAAAGGAATTCAAAGTTTTTATCGAGTGGAAGGAGACGGTTTAAAATGA
- a CDS encoding thiolase family protein has protein sequence MFKESVIVSAVRTPIGKYGGSLKSINSGFLAYYAIKEALNRISLPPELVDEVILGEVRQTTESSNVARVAALRAGIPVESPAFTINRLCASGMQAIASAVQQIAFGQAEIIVAGGTENMSRSPIYLRNARFGDGTPHLVDSNLEAGQQPAEIYGDQLGMGITAENVAEQFKISREDQDAFALESQQKAQKAIQNGTFREEIVPVLVKEKKKEFLFDQDEHPRPDTTIEKLASLQPVFRENGTVTAGNACGRNDGACALVIMSIDKANELGFKPLAKIKGWAAAGVDPRVMGIGPVPAVQKLLKNVQVPLKEIGLIELNEAFASQAIAVIRELHLDMKKVNVNGGAIALGHPLGATGARITTTLLYEMRRRNEQFGLAALCVGGGQGMAILLENVE, from the coding sequence ATGTTTAAGGAGTCAGTCATTGTCAGTGCAGTACGTACACCGATTGGAAAATATGGTGGATCGTTAAAGTCTATTAACTCGGGTTTCCTAGCATACTATGCCATAAAAGAAGCACTGAATCGTATTTCATTACCTCCTGAATTAGTAGATGAAGTGATTTTGGGAGAAGTAAGGCAAACGACAGAATCATCGAACGTTGCACGTGTTGCCGCTTTACGAGCCGGTATTCCAGTTGAATCCCCTGCTTTTACTATAAATCGTTTATGCGCTTCTGGAATGCAGGCCATTGCTTCAGCTGTACAACAAATTGCGTTCGGCCAAGCAGAAATAATTGTGGCGGGCGGGACAGAAAATATGAGTCGTTCCCCCATTTATTTGCGAAATGCAAGATTTGGAGATGGTACACCACATTTAGTAGATTCAAACTTAGAAGCCGGCCAGCAGCCTGCTGAAATTTATGGAGACCAATTAGGGATGGGGATTACAGCAGAAAATGTTGCGGAACAATTCAAAATTTCAAGAGAAGACCAAGATGCCTTTGCATTAGAAAGTCAACAGAAAGCACAGAAAGCGATTCAAAACGGTACATTCAGAGAAGAAATTGTTCCTGTATTAGTCAAAGAAAAGAAAAAAGAATTTTTATTTGATCAAGATGAACATCCTCGGCCAGATACAACGATAGAGAAACTCGCGTCATTACAGCCAGTTTTTCGTGAAAACGGTACTGTCACAGCTGGCAATGCATGTGGGAGAAATGATGGGGCATGCGCATTAGTGATTATGTCAATAGATAAGGCCAATGAGTTAGGATTCAAACCACTTGCGAAAATAAAAGGTTGGGCTGCTGCAGGAGTGGACCCGCGAGTGATGGGGATAGGGCCTGTCCCGGCTGTTCAAAAGCTTCTAAAAAATGTACAAGTCCCTTTAAAAGAAATCGGTTTAATTGAACTCAACGAAGCCTTTGCGTCACAAGCAATCGCTGTTATACGCGAGCTTCATTTAGACATGAAGAAAGTCAATGTCAACGGAGGGGCTATTGCACTTGGGCACCCGCTGGGAGCGACAGGAGCACGAATTACAACGACATTGCTATATGAAATGAGGCGTCGAAATGAACAATTTGGACTTGCTGCTCTTTGTGTAGGCGGCGGTCAAGGTATGGCCATTTTATTAGAAAACGTGGAGTAA
- a CDS encoding thioredoxin domain-containing protein yields MTKDKKANRLIQEKSPYLLQHAYNPVDWYPWGNEAFEKAKSENKPVFVSIGYSTCHWCHVMERESFEDPEVAELLNQYFVAIKVDREERPDIDSVYMTVCQLMTGQGGWPLTVFLTPDKKPFYAGTYFPKNSQYGRPGLMDILPQLHQAYHQDPERIADIGSRLVEALKEEAGRKSEGEVTEEAVHKGFQQLAGKFDSLYGGFGEAPKFPSPHQLLFLFRYYHMTGKESALKMAEKTLDTMAAGGIYDHIGGGFSRYSTDGMWLVPHFEKMLYDNALLMYAYTEAYQITKNERYRRIVLEIADFVAREMTHPEGGFYSAIDADSEGEEGKFYVWSKEEIMDVLGEETGTIFSELYHVTDQGNFEGKNILHLLQTDLETIAANHGLSVEELENLMSKAKQLLFQAREKRVKPHVDDKVLTSWNGLMIAALAKAGSVFDDPGLLSQARKAMAFHEKYVWKEKRLMARFREGEAKYRGYLDDYAFLLWGSLELFLAEDDLRMLSFAIELKNALFERFWDENGGFFFTDRDGEELLVREKPGYDGAYPSGNSVAAYQLWRLAKLAGDMELMKRVEMCVRSFSKELNAFPVSMLYMLEAAMALIAQGREVIVIGSNGLEKEAVLRRCREQFLPFDVWSGHRPEWLEGAARQKETDLLVFICENQACKMPMEDLSTALKAISRS; encoded by the coding sequence ATGACTAAGGATAAAAAAGCCAATAGACTTATACAGGAAAAATCACCTTACCTATTGCAGCATGCCTACAATCCTGTAGATTGGTATCCATGGGGAAATGAAGCATTTGAAAAGGCTAAATCTGAAAATAAGCCAGTATTCGTTAGTATCGGCTATTCAACATGTCATTGGTGCCATGTAATGGAGAGGGAGTCGTTTGAGGATCCTGAAGTGGCGGAGTTGTTAAATCAATATTTTGTGGCAATTAAGGTGGATCGGGAGGAGCGGCCGGATATTGATTCGGTTTATATGACCGTGTGCCAGCTGATGACCGGTCAGGGCGGATGGCCGTTGACGGTGTTTTTGACTCCGGACAAAAAGCCGTTTTATGCCGGCACCTATTTTCCAAAAAACAGTCAGTATGGCCGGCCGGGACTGATGGACATTTTGCCGCAATTGCATCAAGCGTATCATCAAGATCCGGAGAGAATCGCTGATATAGGTAGCCGATTAGTGGAAGCATTGAAAGAAGAGGCGGGCCGAAAGAGCGAGGGAGAGGTCACGGAAGAAGCTGTTCATAAAGGGTTTCAGCAGCTTGCCGGAAAATTCGACAGCCTCTACGGCGGATTTGGAGAAGCGCCGAAATTCCCGAGCCCCCATCAACTCCTGTTTTTGTTCCGATATTACCATATGACCGGCAAGGAGTCCGCGCTCAAGATGGCGGAAAAAACGCTTGATACGATGGCTGCGGGCGGTATTTACGACCATATCGGCGGTGGGTTTTCACGCTATTCTACGGATGGAATGTGGCTGGTTCCCCACTTTGAAAAGATGCTGTATGACAACGCACTGCTGATGTACGCTTATACGGAAGCTTATCAAATCACGAAGAACGAACGGTATCGACGGATCGTGTTAGAAATTGCTGATTTCGTCGCCAGAGAGATGACTCATCCGGAAGGCGGATTTTATTCAGCGATTGACGCCGATAGCGAAGGAGAAGAAGGAAAATTTTATGTGTGGAGCAAAGAAGAAATCATGGATGTGTTAGGCGAGGAAACGGGAACGATTTTTTCCGAGCTGTATCATGTCACCGATCAAGGCAACTTTGAAGGAAAAAATATTCTTCATTTGCTTCAAACCGATCTTGAAACAATCGCGGCCAACCACGGGCTAAGTGTAGAAGAATTAGAAAATCTTATGTCAAAGGCGAAACAGCTTCTTTTTCAGGCAAGGGAAAAGAGAGTGAAACCACATGTCGATGATAAGGTTTTAACCTCTTGGAACGGTCTGATGATCGCCGCCTTGGCAAAGGCCGGTTCTGTTTTCGATGATCCCGGCTTGTTATCTCAAGCCCGCAAAGCAATGGCTTTTCATGAAAAATATGTGTGGAAAGAAAAGAGATTAATGGCCCGTTTTAGAGAGGGTGAAGCGAAATACCGCGGTTATTTGGATGATTATGCTTTTTTGCTGTGGGGTTCTTTGGAATTGTTTTTGGCAGAAGATGATCTTCGTATGCTTTCATTTGCGATTGAGTTGAAAAATGCCCTGTTTGAACGGTTTTGGGATGAAAACGGCGGCTTTTTCTTTACAGACCGTGACGGTGAAGAACTGTTGGTACGAGAGAAGCCAGGTTATGATGGAGCTTATCCTTCCGGGAATAGCGTTGCTGCTTATCAGCTTTGGAGATTGGCGAAATTAGCAGGGGATATGGAATTAATGAAGCGTGTAGAAATGTGTGTGCGCTCGTTTTCAAAAGAACTGAACGCTTTTCCTGTATCCATGCTGTATATGTTGGAGGCGGCGATGGCGTTGATTGCCCAAGGCCGAGAAGTGATCGTAATCGGTTCTAACGGTTTAGAAAAGGAAGCTGTATTGCGACGTTGCCGAGAACAATTTCTTCCGTTTGATGTATGGTCTGGGCATCGACCGGAATGGCTGGAAGGAGCTGCAAGGCAAAAAGAGACAGATTTACTTGTTTTTATTTGTGAAAACCAGGCTTGCAAAATGCCAATGGAAGACCTTTCTACCGCTTTAAAAGCAATATCAAGGTCTTAA